One Natator depressus isolate rNatDep1 chromosome 6, rNatDep2.hap1, whole genome shotgun sequence DNA window includes the following coding sequences:
- the LOC141989019 gene encoding uncharacterized protein LOC141989019, producing the protein MDIQSPGDQSLSRTPQFESDSPEEEEGNDEMNEEHHGVQPVPRDQGWRGQPHLTEGERLLMETNSRIVQLLENIKREHAQSMGLMSQSMGRMELQLGIVATSTRAIHNYLSEILAFLKQPRTQVLETRISQRATPHVELTSASTWTGEDAVAASTVYLPGDQGTSVSREPPQATVPRRSGRLQRAITERASLPMPTRQAKGGGKKK; encoded by the coding sequence ATGGACATACAGTCTCCTGGGGATCAGTCACTCAGTAGGACTCCCCAGTTTGAAAGTGACTctcctgaggaggaggaggggaatgatGAAATGAATGAAGAGCACCATGGTGTTCAGCCTGTCCCTAGGGATCAGGGTTGGAGAGGGCAGCCCCACCTAACAGAGGGGGAAAGGCTGTTGATGGAAACCAACAGTAGGATTGTGCAGCTGCTGGAAAATATCAAGAGGGAGCATGCACAGTCCATGGGTCTCATGTCACAGTCCATGGGCCGCATGGAGCTGCAGCTAGGCATTGTGGCTACATCCACAAGAGCCATCCATAACTACCTGTCTGAGATTTTAGCTTTCCTCAAACAGCCAAGGACGCAGGTCCTTGAAACACGTATCTCCCAAAGAGCCACCCCCCATGTTGAGTTAACCAGTGCCTCAACATGGACTGGTGAGGATGCAGTGGCAGCCTCCACTGTATACTTACCAGGGGATCAAGGAACAAGTGTCTCTCGAGAACCACCACAGGCCACTGTGCCTCGTCGCAGTGGCCGGCTGCAGAGAGCCATAACTGAGAGGGCCTCGTTGCCCATGCCTACACGCCAGGcaaaagggggagggaagaaaaaataa